The sequence AGATTTCAGTTAATGATATTAATGATTTTAGATTAGGTCATGCTTCCAATAAGGAAGCTGGCACTGGTGTAACTGTTATATATTTTCCAGACGGAGCTACAGCAGGCTGTGACATTAGCGGTGGCGGTCCGGCATCAAGAGAAACACCTCTTACTATGCCTATGACTGCTGACAATCCGATTAATGCCATCGTGCTGTCAGGCGGTTCAGCATACGGTCTTGCCGCATCTGACGGAGTTATGACATGTCTTGAAGAACATGGTATAGGATATAACACAGGCGTTTCACTTGTTCCGCTTGTATGCCAGTCATGCATATTTGATCTTGGATATGGAAGCTCTAAAGTACGCCCAGACAGTACTATGGGATATGAGGCCTGCATTAAGGCACTTATGAAGGCCGGTGTTGTCAATACTGATGCTTCCACCGCTGCCAATTCGGATAGCAACGACCCCGTTCAGGGCTGTATCGGTGCCGGAACAGGTGCGACTGTCGGCAAGATTATGGGAATGAAGCAGGCTGAAAAGTCAGGACTTGGAATATATTCAGTGAAGACAGGCACATTTACAATGACAGCAATTGTTGTTGTAAATGCACTTGGAGATATATCAGATTATGAAACCGGTAAAAAGCTTGCCGGACTTAAGAACGCTGACAGAACCGAGTATGTAAGCTGTGAAGAAGCACTTTATCAGTTCATGGCACCTCGCGATATGTTCACAGGCAACACAACAATCGGTGCAGTTATAACCAACGCTGCATTTAACAAGGCTGAACTTAACAAAATTGCATCTATGGCAAGAAATGCGTATGCACGCTGCATTAATCCAGTCGGCACAATGGCAGATGGCGATACAATCTATGCTGCAAGTACTGCAAAACGAGACGGCAGCGAAGCTGTACATGTTGATATCAACTTTGCAGGAACACTTGCTGCCCGCGTTATGTCCGCTGCAATTAAGAATGCTGTAATGAATTCTAAGATATCTGATGAAGAATTTTTAAGCATGGTAAAGTAACACATGAAATAATCCCCGATAAGCTGCTGTTCTGACAGTCTTACCGGGGATTTTTATATTATCTTTATTTTAACATTTTAATTATTCACAAAGCTTAGAAAATGCATCCGCAACAAACTGTACCTTAGTTCCTATAATAACCTGTACAGATGTCTTTCCAGGTTTCATAACACCAGCAACACCAGCTGATTTAATAACCTTATCATTAACAAGTGTAATATCCTTTACTTCAAGTCTCAGTCTTGTAATACAATTATCTATGCTTGCAATATTCTCTTTTCCACCACAGCCTTCAAGAATTGTCTTTGCAATTGCTGTATAATCGTCACTTGCAAGTTCAACTTTCTTTTCTGCTTCTATATCATCATCTTCTCTGCCAGGAGTCTTTAAATCCCATTTCTTAATGGCAAATAAGAATACGAAATAGAATACGAAGAATGCTGCTATACCAAGAGGAATTATCAACCATGTCTTCTGTGCTGCCGGAAGAGATGATGAGAATAACAGGTCAGTAGCACCTGCTGAGAAACTAAATCCTGCTCTGAAGCCTAATGCAACTGTAATCATTGTAAATATACCATAAAGAAGTGCATAGATAACATAGAGTCCAGGAGCAAGGAACATGAAACCAAATTCAAATGGTTCTGTAACACCACAGATAAATGCACATAATGCTGCAGAAGCAACAAGTCCTATAGCTACTTTTTTCTTAGCTGGCTTTGCACATTTAATCATAGCTAAAGCTGCACCAGGAACACCAAACATCATACATGGGAAGAAGCCTGACATATACATTCCAAGACTCCATGAAACATCACTTGATGTTTGTCCTGCCCAGAAGTGCTGTAAATCTCCAAGTCCGATAGTATCAAACCAGAATACGTTGTTCAACGCATGATGTAATCCGGTAGGAATTAACAATCTGTTCAAGAATGCATAGATACCTGCACCAACAATATCAAGCTTTACAATTGCCTTACCAACGCTTACTAATGCGCCGAACAGTAATGGCCATACAAATAATAACACAACAGATACAAGAATTGATACTACTCCTGAAACAATTGCTACGCATCGTTTTCCACTAAAGAAAGATAACCAGTTTGGTAATTTTGTATCTTTAAACTTGTTATAACACATAGCACCGATTATACCAGCAAGAATACCAATAAATGGATTCTCAATCTTGTTAAATGCAAGAGTTTTAGTTGCACTGTCTGCTATAGAAGGTATAATTACTGTAACAAACTTTGTAGAAAGAAGTGTTGTCATCATAAGCCACGAAGCAAGTGCCGCAATTCCTCCGGTACCATCATTTTTATCTGACATACCTACACCGACACCAATTACAAAAAGGATTGCCATGTTATCAATTAAAGCTCCACCAGCTTTTACAAGAAACAGACCAATCATATTAGCTGCACCCTGCATAGTTTCTGGACACAGCATATAACCGATACCCATAAGGATGCCACATATAGGCAGTACTGCCACAGGAAGCATTAACGCTTTTCCCAGTTTTTGAAGAAATTTCATACTTTTCTCCTCCTTTAAATCATTATTAATCGGGGTTATCCCAATCACGCGCATTGTGAAATCCTGAGTAATTATGATATTTTCAGAACTTCATCATCAATAGATACCTCACCCTCCTTTATCAGATTAATTTTATTATAATCGTCGGTATTGCATATAAGGACTGGTGTAATCGTATCCAATCCTGCCGACTTTATTTTTTCAAGATCAGCCTCTAAAAGTAAATCACCCTTTTTTACCTGCTGACCACCTGAAACATGTGAAATAAATGGTTCTCCCTTGAGCGTTACCGTATCCAGCCCAATATGTATAAGTAATTCCGTTCCCTGACTGGTTGTCATCGTCACAGCATGAAGAGTATCAAACACCATTGATATCTCACCATCTGCCGGAGCATATATCTTTCCTTCTGAAGGAATTACTGCAAATCCATCTCCAAGAACTTTTTCTGAAAATGTTGGATCTGAAACTTCAGTAATTGGCACCACTTTTCCTTTACACGGAGAATAAATAACATTATCCTTTGACTTTCCTTTGAAAAAACCTAGCATATTATCTCCTTTCCATCAATATATACCCTCTTAATATTCAATTCCTCATCAATAAGCACGAAATCCGCTTGTTTTCCTACAGAAATACTTCCGACTTTATCATATATACCAATTTCCTTTGCCGGATTCTCTGTTGCACACATAACAGCTGTTTCTAATGAAATCCCTGCTTTTTTAACGACATATCGAAGACAATCCATTAAATTAGTTGCTGAACCGGCAATTGTTCCATCATGTAATGTTGCCAGATTACCTTTTACCACTACAGGCTGTCCTCCAAGAGTATATTCGCCATCCTCTAATCCTGTTGCTCTCATGCTGTCACTGATTAGTATTATGCGTCCCGCACCCAACATAGCAAATGTTGCCCGTATTACTGATGGATGAATATGAACTCCATCACATATCAGTTCTGCATGACATTGATATGAATCTCTTATTGCACCTATAACACCAGGCTTTCTATGATTCATAGGGGGCATTGCATTGTATAAATGTGTTGCATGAGTTGCACCATGTTGAATTGCCTCCATCGCAGTATCATAATCTGCTGCTGTATGAGCAATCGACACCACAACATTATCTTTTACTTTATCTATGAAATTCATCGCACCCGGCTCTTCTGGTGCAATATCAACAATCTTTATTAAATCATGTGCAGCTTTCTGGAGTTCACAGAAATACTCATAATTACAATGCATAATATTCTCTGCTGCCTGTGCACCCTTTTTTTGTGGACTTATAAAAGGTCCCTCCATATTAATTCCTACCAGATGGGCTCCACCATTATATAAATACTCTCCGGCATTCTTCATAACTTCAACAAGTTCTTCCTTAGCTATCGTCATGGTTGCCGGACATATACTCGTCACTCCGACAGAAGCCTCATACCGCGAAATTATATCAAGTGCCTCTTTAGTTCCATCACACATATCTGCGCCTTTGCATCCATGAAAATGAATGTCAACAAGTCCTGGAATCATCTTAAGTCCTGTAGCATCTACAACTTCATCGCCAACATAATTATGTACATCCAGCACTTTGGTGAATGTACCGTTATCTACAACGACATCTCCCTTAACAAATACATTGTCCTGTGTATAAACATCAGCATTCTTTATAATCATATGTTCTCAACCTTCTATCCACCAAGTTAATAAGCTTTAGTAAATCTTACTAAGAGCTGCTTCATCTGCTACCAGTGTTACATCATTATGCAGCTGCAAAACTGATGCAGGAACATATGGTGTAATATGTCCAAAAAAGGCTTCTTTCACAATCTGTGCTTTATCTTCCCCACTTGCAACAACCAGAATCTTCTTTGCCTGCATTATTGTCTTGATTCCCATTGTGTATGCCTGTCTTGGAACGTCTTCTGCTGATTCAAAAAATCTCTTGTTAGCTTCTATTGTAGATTCTGTTAAATCAACACAATGAACCTGTTTTTCAAATGAATCTGATGGTTCATTAAATCCTATGTGTCCATTATGGCCTATTCCTAGAAGTTGTAAATCAATACCTCCAAGAGACTTAATCAGTTCAGAATATCTGTTACATTCTTTTTCCGAATCCTGCTCCATTCCATTAGGAATATGAGTATTCTCAACTGATATATTCACATTATCAAATAAATTCTTATGCATAAAATAATAATAACTCTGATCATTGTCCTGACTGAGTCCCTTATACTCATCAAGATTAACAGTCTTAACTGCTGAAAAATCCAAGTCACCTTTTTTATACCATTCTACTAACTGCTTATATAACCCAACTGGCGTTGAACCAGTCGCAAGTCCAAGTACACATTCTGGCTTCATAATAATCTGTGCTGATATAATATTAGCTGCCTTTCTACTCATATCAGCATAATCTTTTGCTTTGTATATTTTCATCACTTATCACTCCATTTCACATATTCTACCATCTCAGATTCTAATAATAAACATTCCCCAGATATACAAATATTTATTATATTAACTAAAATGTACTGATTTTCATATATTAAATTGTCGTTCGCTTTATTATGTTTACATATTAACAATTTTTTAACAATATGTCCAGCATTATTTGTCACATTTTAATAAAATATGTATTTTTATTAAAACATTGCAGATAAAAAAGGCAATAAAAAAGACTAACCAGCCAGTGTAATTTATAATACAACGCTGATTAGTCCATATTAGTATTTCTATCTGTCCGCATTTTTCAACTTATGATTAACAGCCATCGCAACCACACCAAGTAACACAATGAAAAGAGAGATAAACTGCGATGTAGAG is a genomic window of [Eubacterium] eligens ATCC 27750 containing:
- a CDS encoding PTS sugar transporter subunit IIA, with amino-acid sequence MLGFFKGKSKDNVIYSPCKGKVVPITEVSDPTFSEKVLGDGFAVIPSEGKIYAPADGEISMVFDTLHAVTMTTSQGTELLIHIGLDTVTLKGEPFISHVSGGQQVKKGDLLLEADLEKIKSAGLDTITPVLICNTDDYNKINLIKEGEVSIDDEVLKIS
- a CDS encoding P1 family peptidase, translated to MFTEISVNDINDFRLGHASNKEAGTGVTVIYFPDGATAGCDISGGGPASRETPLTMPMTADNPINAIVLSGGSAYGLAASDGVMTCLEEHGIGYNTGVSLVPLVCQSCIFDLGYGSSKVRPDSTMGYEACIKALMKAGVVNTDASTAANSDSNDPVQGCIGAGTGATVGKIMGMKQAEKSGLGIYSVKTGTFTMTAIVVVNALGDISDYETGKKLAGLKNADRTEYVSCEEALYQFMAPRDMFTGNTTIGAVITNAAFNKAELNKIASMARNAYARCINPVGTMADGDTIYAASTAKRDGSEAVHVDINFAGTLAARVMSAAIKNAVMNSKISDEEFLSMVK
- the nagA gene encoding N-acetylglucosamine-6-phosphate deacetylase — encoded protein: MIIKNADVYTQDNVFVKGDVVVDNGTFTKVLDVHNYVGDEVVDATGLKMIPGLVDIHFHGCKGADMCDGTKEALDIISRYEASVGVTSICPATMTIAKEELVEVMKNAGEYLYNGGAHLVGINMEGPFISPQKKGAQAAENIMHCNYEYFCELQKAAHDLIKIVDIAPEEPGAMNFIDKVKDNVVVSIAHTAADYDTAMEAIQHGATHATHLYNAMPPMNHRKPGVIGAIRDSYQCHAELICDGVHIHPSVIRATFAMLGAGRIILISDSMRATGLEDGEYTLGGQPVVVKGNLATLHDGTIAGSATNLMDCLRYVVKKAGISLETAVMCATENPAKEIGIYDKVGSISVGKQADFVLIDEELNIKRVYIDGKEIIC
- a CDS encoding PTS transporter subunit EIIC produces the protein MKFLQKLGKALMLPVAVLPICGILMGIGYMLCPETMQGAANMIGLFLVKAGGALIDNMAILFVIGVGVGMSDKNDGTGGIAALASWLMMTTLLSTKFVTVIIPSIADSATKTLAFNKIENPFIGILAGIIGAMCYNKFKDTKLPNWLSFFSGKRCVAIVSGVVSILVSVVLLFVWPLLFGALVSVGKAIVKLDIVGAGIYAFLNRLLIPTGLHHALNNVFWFDTIGLGDLQHFWAGQTSSDVSWSLGMYMSGFFPCMMFGVPGAALAMIKCAKPAKKKVAIGLVASAALCAFICGVTEPFEFGFMFLAPGLYVIYALLYGIFTMITVALGFRAGFSFSAGATDLLFSSSLPAAQKTWLIIPLGIAAFFVFYFVFLFAIKKWDLKTPGREDDDIEAEKKVELASDDYTAIAKTILEGCGGKENIASIDNCITRLRLEVKDITLVNDKVIKSAGVAGVMKPGKTSVQVIIGTKVQFVADAFSKLCE
- the nagB gene encoding glucosamine-6-phosphate deaminase → MKIYKAKDYADMSRKAANIISAQIIMKPECVLGLATGSTPVGLYKQLVEWYKKGDLDFSAVKTVNLDEYKGLSQDNDQSYYYFMHKNLFDNVNISVENTHIPNGMEQDSEKECNRYSELIKSLGGIDLQLLGIGHNGHIGFNEPSDSFEKQVHCVDLTESTIEANKRFFESAEDVPRQAYTMGIKTIMQAKKILVVASGEDKAQIVKEAFFGHITPYVPASVLQLHNDVTLVADEAALSKIY